The Dromaius novaehollandiae isolate bDroNov1 chromosome 5, bDroNov1.hap1, whole genome shotgun sequence genome window below encodes:
- the MGAT2 gene encoding alpha-1,6-mannosyl-glycoprotein 2-beta-N-acetylglucosaminyltransferase, with amino-acid sequence MRLRIYKRKVFLLALALAACALALWGTNGRGRRREAARGGTAEPPAPPRPRAASEAPPPPPAASARRPAANASAPPAANATLGYRSLVYRLNFDQPLRNAGRFPPRAAAAADVVLVVQVHDRAEHLRLLLASLRRAPGVENVLLVLSHDLWAEELNRLAAQVDFCPVLQVFFPFSIQLYPREFPGHDPHDCPRDIGKAAALRLGCLNAQYPDSFGHYREARFSQTKHHWWWKLHFVWERVRALREHAGPVLFLEEDHYLAPDFYHVLKKLWALRGRECPECQIVSLGGYGLVRGGFAGRADKVEMKTWKSTEHNMGMAFGRDTYQQLIECTDAFCTYDDYNWDWTLQHLTVSCLPKFWKVLVPEIPRIFHTGDCGMHHKKSCRPSTQSAKIDSLLNSNQQYLFPETMSVSKRYSMAPLSPHVKNGGWGDIRDHELCKSYRRLQ; translated from the coding sequence ATGAGGCTCCGCATCTACAAGCGCAAAGTCttcctgctggcgctggcgctggccgCCTGCGCCCTGGCGCTCTGGGGCACCaacggccgcgggcggcggcgcgaggcggcgcgcggcggcaccgccgagccgcccgcgccgccgcggccccgcgccgccagcgaggcgccgccgccgccgcccgccgccagcgcccgccgccccgccgccaacgcctcggcgccgccggccgccaacGCCACGCTGGGCTACCGCTCGCTCGTCTACCGGCTCAACTTCGACCAGCCGCTGCGCAACGCGGGCCGCttcccgccgcgcgccgccgccgccgccgacgtGGTGCTGGTGGTGCAGGTGCACGACCGCGCCGAGCacctgcggctgctgctggcgtcgctgcggcgggcgccgggcgTGGAGAAcgtgctgctggtgctgagccACGACCTGTGGGCCGAGGAGCTGAACCGCCTGGCGGCCCAGGTGGACTTCTGCCCGGTGCTGCAGGTCTTCTTCCCCTTCAGCATCCAGCTGTACCCGCGCGAGTTCCCGGGGCACGACCCGCACGACTGCCCCCGCGACATCGGcaaggcggcggcgctgcgcctCGGCTGCCTCAACGCCCAGTACCCCGACTCCTTCGGGCACTACCGCGAGGCCCGCTTCTCCCAGACCAAGCACCACTGGTGGTGGAAGCTGCACTTCGTCTGGGAGCGGGTGCGGGCGCTGCGGGAGCACGCCGGGCCCGTGCTCTTCCTGGAGGAGGACCACTACCTGGCCCCCGACTTCTACCACGTCCTCAAGAAGCTGTGGGCCCTGCGCGGGCGGGAGTGCCCCGAGTGCCAGATCGTGTCCCTGGGCGGCTACGGCCTCGTGCGCGGCGGCTTCGCCGGCCGGGCCGACAAGGTGGAGATGAAGACGTGGAAGTCCACCGAGCACAACATGGGCATGGCCTTCGGCAGAGACACCTACCAGCAGCTCATCGAGTGCACGGACGCCTTCTGCACGTACGATGACTATAACTGGGACTGGACCCTGCAGCACTTGACTGTCTCTTGTCTTCCAAAGTTCTGGAAAGTGCTGGTGCCCGAGATCCCCAGGATTTTTCACACCGGGGACTGCGGCATGCACCACAAGAAATCCTGCAGACCGTCCACCCAGAGTGCCAAAATCGACTCGCTCTTGAACAGCAACCAACAGTACCTGTTTCCTGAGACGATGAGTGTCAGTAAAAGGTACTCCATGGCGCCCCTTTCCCCTCATGTGAAAAACGGAGGGTGGGGAGACATTAGGGACCACGAACTCTGTAAAAGTTATCGCAGACTCCAGTGA
- the DNAAF2 gene encoding protein kintoun: MAGAERLEDLDLSAEEVERLRGAFRDEQFRALLADYAAELADPEQRRLYEEEVTALERERGVEVRFIHPTAGYVLRTSQAGTRRCYLNVCSNPHLGRPQPRAEPGGLRWALPYSLAPGREELGRGGRRRLVYDVVFHPEALRLAARSARFRRLLSDTALEAVERRFAVQLDRANATVLRGAKYKGVPQAPVIRSPLPGGPPPPPPGDDGGGSPLPPFPYPCPATPPPPPPPAGPAASRPAGPTVPRWSLRHRSYVDLQDYRCCRDAAPSPVPRELVLTVELPLLRCAAQAALEVRGRQLRLDSERPAYRLRLRLPYAVDEGRGRAAFDKAKRQLVVTLPVLPPPAAQQRRGGAEPAAAGPQGPDEPAEQAAEAGGGGAESPPPAAEEPGPGRDTAAGPPGGQAPPAATGDMALAPGCAALCPPFQCRQDEASLTLLLQVPGILPQSLRGDLGAHHYHLHFSSPAGSYALCLQFPPENSLASPESSIDVSAHNAAITLAKAPGSTGPWKKLCFGPDTSALQERLFVSEENVDGFLDTVLCPSFCKQSVLESQPLIEVLDVTEDKSQIRLQPREAAHSEQGEKERTVNGPGRDELAEKRNSADLQTKTETNCTAADTVEEHATETSTTSTSFVSAETIGKVGCSSHHCLQFEPSDTSLAVPGKSEGSEPDLDGAFTAGETATSAEAAKQAGLRSEGPAKTEGGEVAACAEPAHTKQRSSACRPASPVLREVNAQDGSVQVIRDHTTHCAVAFQNSLLYELD; the protein is encoded by the exons atggcgggcgcggagcggctgGAGGACCTGGATCTCAGCGCCGAGGAGGTGGAGCGGCTCCGAGGGGCCTTCCGCGACGAGCAGTTCCGGGCGCTGCTCGCCGACTACGCGGCGGAGCTGGCCGACCCGGAGCAGCGGCGGCTGTACGAGGAGGAGGTGACGGCCCTGGAGCGGGAGCGCGGCGTGGAGGTGCGCTTCATCCACCCCACGGCGGGCTACGTGCTGCGCACCAGCCAGGCCGGCACCCGCCGCTGCTACCTCAACGTCTGCAGCAACCCGCACCTgggccggccgcagccccgcgccgagcccggcGGCCTCCGCTGGGCCCTGCCCTACAGCCTGGCGCCGGGCCGCGAGGAgctgggccgcggcggccgccgccgcctcgtcTACGACGTGGTTTTCCACCCGGAGGCGCTGCGCCtggccgcccgcagcgcccgctTCCGCCGCCTGCTCAGCGACACGGCGCTGGAGGCGGTGGAGCGCCGCTTCGCCGTGCAGCTCGACCGCGCCAACGCCACCGTCCTCCGCGGCGCCAAGTACAAGGGCGTCCCGCAGGCGCCCGTCATCCGCAGCCCGCtgcccggcggccccccgccgccgccgcccggcgacGACGGCGGCGGCTCCCCGTTGCCGCCCTTCCCCTACCCCtgccccgccacccccccgccgccgccgcccccggccggccccgccgcctcccggcccgcCGGCCCCACCGTGCCGCGCTGGAGCCTGCGGCACCGCTCCTACGTGGACCTGCAGGACTACCGGTGCTGCCGCGACGCGGCGCCCAGCCCCGTGCCGCGCGAGCTGGTGCTCACCGTGGAGCTGCCGCTGCTGCGCTGCGCCGCGCAGGCCGCGCTGGAGGTGCGCGGCCGCCAGCTGCGCCTCGACTCGGAGCGGCCCGCCTACCGCCTGCGCCTGCGCCTGCCCTACGCCGTGGACgagggccgcggccgcgccgcttTCGACAAGGCCAAGCGGCAGCTCGTGGTCACGCTGCCcgtgctgccgccgcccgccgcgcagcaacggcgcgggggggccgagcccgccgccgccgggccgcagGGGCCGGACGAGCCCGCGGAGCAGGCGGctgaggcgggcggcggcggcgcggagtcTCCTCCCCCCGCGGCTGAGGAGCCGGGCCCCGGCCGGGACACCGCTgcgggcccccccgggggccaggccccgccggcggccaccgGCGACATGGCTCTTGCCCCGGGCTGCGCCGCCCTGTGCCCTCCCTTCCAGTGTCGCCAGGATGAGGCCTCGCTcaccctgctgctgcaggtgccTGGCATCCTGCCCCAGAGCCTCCGCGGTGACCTGGGTGCCCACCACTACCACCTCCACTTCTCCAGCCCCGCCGGCTCCTACGCCCTCTGCCTCCAGTTCCCTCCGGAGAACAGCTTGGCTTCGCCGGAGAGCAGCATCGACGTGTCTGCCCACAACGCCGCCATCACGCTCGCCAAAGCCCCCGGCAGCACAGGGCCCTGGAAGAAGCTCTGCTTTGGCCCTGACACCTCCGCGCTGCAG gaaagATTGTTTGTCAGTGAAGAAAATGTCGATGGATTTCTAGACACTGTTTTgtgtccttccttttgcaaacagTCAGTACTGGAAAGTCAGCCGTTAATTGAAGTACTTGATGTCACTGAGGACAAAAGTCAAATCAGGTTACAG CCACGGGAGGCAGCTCATTCTGAACAAGGTGAAAAAGAACGAACGGTTAACGGCCCAGGAAGAGATGAGCTTGCTGAAAAGAGGAACAGCGCCGACCTccaaacaaagacagaaactaACTGCACTGCAGCTGACACGGTTGAAGAACATGCTACGGAAACCAGCACCACTTCCACGTCTTTTGTATCAGCTGAAACAATAGGAAAAGTAGGTTGTAGTTCACACCATTGTTTGCAGTTTGAACCTTCTGACACCAGTTTAGCAGTCCCTGGCAAATCTGAGGGCAGTGAACCAGATTTAGATGGTGCTTTCACAGCAGGCGAAACGGCCACATCCGCAGAGGCAGCAAAACAAGCAGGCCTTCGTTCGGAAGGGCCGGCGAAAACGGAAGGGGGTGAAGTGGCCGCGTGCGCGGAGCCCGCACACACGAAGCAACGCAGTTCGGCCTGCAGGCCAGCTTCGCCGGTTCTCCGAGAAGTGAACGCGCAGGACGGAAGCGTGCAGGTCATTAGGGATCACACGACTCACTGTGCGGTTGCTTTTCAGAATTCTTTGTTGTATGAATTGGACTAA